The following proteins are encoded in a genomic region of Sulfurimonas sp. HSL3-7:
- a CDS encoding PaaI family thioesterase, with protein sequence MQQNTHMKIDSSLCGEVVEIGEGRARVSLLTTAQMSADEEGLVHGGFIFGAADFAAMCAVNEPNVVLAGSECRFLAPSVVGDTIDFEATVVKREGAKALVEVQAVSKGKSLFNGNFKTVVTKEHVLKKQQG encoded by the coding sequence ATGCAGCAAAACACCCATATGAAGATCGACAGTTCGCTCTGCGGCGAGGTGGTAGAGATCGGAGAGGGACGCGCGAGGGTCTCTCTGCTGACCACGGCGCAGATGTCGGCAGACGAAGAAGGGTTGGTACACGGTGGATTTATTTTCGGTGCGGCCGATTTTGCAGCGATGTGCGCAGTGAATGAACCCAACGTTGTGCTTGCCGGCAGTGAATGCCGTTTCCTGGCGCCGAGCGTGGTCGGTGATACGATCGATTTCGAGGCCACTGTCGTAAAGCGCGAGGGAGCCAAAGCTCTTGTCGAAGTGCAGGCTGTCAGCAAAGGAAAATCTCTCTTTAACGGGAACTTCAAAACAGTTGTCACAAAAGAACATGTACTGAAAAAGCAACAAGGATGA
- a CDS encoding fatty acid cis/trans isomerase, producing the protein MKNLLLIAVSATFFFAGCSYDPPAPIQVKRMDREIDYLADVKPILDRRCVVCHSCYNSPCQLKLSSYEGADRGASKELVYKAERLRAQPPTRLFMDAETTAEWRKKSFFSVTGNTAPEGFNNTTMAHLLRAKMRSPLSPGEYRPETDLLSCPKNGEEVAEFIDNHPERGMPYGFPALTTKEYETLLHWLQQGAHGPNEAEQKKLVSPSPAALEEIGKWENLLNREEPKYRLTARYLYEHLFIAHLHFPSAPNAFYELVRSKTPSPEKIEVIATVRPFDDPGVEKFYYRIRKIHSTIVHKTHIVFEMDDEQYEQITRLFIGTPWLEEPHLMDYDEVRSANPFLTYAQIPPESRYRFLLHNSEYITRTFIRGPVCKGQIALNVINDHFWTMFLDPKSDLSVQHPEFLIREAKNLSMPIEKGSSMGVFSTFSDRYRERYLAYMRDKGEFYQRFGVGTSLKDIWRGTQADDAPVLTVYRHFDSATVRKGVLGQLPKTMWVMDYPQFERLYYALVAGFDVFGNLSHQTNVRRYMDFLRIEGEATFLTFLPQKERVKTFRSWYIGDDAAEDIKGIAPNYVSNIRYSGPHYKQEFIEQVVDKHLLKETAIAFDHNYLHLGEKVPDVLPEHYDSEADYLQALRVVARPGTAFMKVINGYNANLALVRVVRKEGADLVYSIVINRWHDNVNALFDEDDRLDPSKDTADFIKGSVGSYPNFFMVVKEEELPDFFDLLEHYEETPAYEARLLRYGVARNDLDFWKHYDWFQEHFYKAEPIQSGMYDLNRYYFRAW; encoded by the coding sequence ATGAAAAATCTCCTGTTGATCGCGGTATCGGCCACTTTTTTCTTTGCCGGTTGTTCGTATGACCCGCCGGCGCCGATCCAGGTCAAACGCATGGACAGAGAGATTGATTACCTTGCCGATGTCAAGCCGATCCTGGACCGACGCTGCGTCGTCTGCCACTCCTGTTATAACTCCCCCTGTCAGCTGAAACTGAGCTCTTACGAAGGGGCCGATCGCGGTGCGAGCAAAGAGCTCGTCTACAAGGCAGAGCGCCTTCGTGCGCAGCCGCCGACCCGGCTTTTTATGGATGCCGAGACGACGGCGGAGTGGCGTAAAAAGAGTTTTTTCAGTGTGACCGGAAATACGGCGCCGGAGGGGTTCAACAACACGACGATGGCCCACCTGTTGCGGGCGAAAATGCGCAGTCCGCTCTCACCGGGCGAATACCGGCCGGAGACTGATCTCTTGAGCTGTCCCAAAAACGGTGAGGAGGTGGCTGAATTCATCGACAACCATCCTGAACGCGGTATGCCCTACGGCTTTCCGGCGTTGACGACGAAAGAGTATGAGACACTTCTGCACTGGCTTCAGCAGGGGGCGCACGGGCCAAACGAAGCAGAGCAGAAGAAGCTTGTCTCGCCGAGTCCTGCAGCCCTCGAAGAGATCGGGAAGTGGGAAAACCTCCTGAACCGCGAAGAGCCGAAATACCGCCTGACGGCACGATACCTCTACGAACATCTCTTTATCGCGCATCTCCATTTTCCGTCTGCACCGAATGCGTTCTATGAGCTCGTCCGCTCCAAAACACCGTCGCCGGAGAAGATCGAGGTGATCGCTACCGTCCGCCCCTTTGACGACCCCGGTGTTGAGAAATTTTACTACCGCATCCGCAAGATACATTCGACGATCGTTCATAAAACGCACATCGTCTTCGAGATGGATGACGAACAATATGAACAGATCACCCGTCTCTTTATCGGAACGCCCTGGCTTGAAGAGCCGCACCTGATGGATTATGACGAAGTGCGCAGCGCCAACCCTTTCCTGACCTATGCGCAGATTCCTCCGGAATCACGTTACCGCTTTTTGCTCCATAACAGCGAGTATATAACCAGAACCTTCATTCGCGGTCCCGTCTGCAAAGGGCAGATCGCGCTCAATGTTATCAACGACCACTTCTGGACCATGTTTCTGGATCCGAAATCCGATTTGAGCGTTCAACACCCGGAATTCCTGATCCGCGAGGCGAAAAATCTCAGTATGCCGATAGAGAAGGGGAGCTCGATGGGTGTCTTCAGCACCTTCAGTGACCGGTACCGCGAACGCTACCTGGCTTATATGAGAGATAAAGGGGAATTCTATCAGCGCTTCGGCGTCGGTACCAGCCTGAAAGATATATGGCGGGGTACACAAGCCGATGATGCCCCGGTTCTGACCGTTTACCGCCACTTTGACAGCGCCACCGTACGCAAAGGTGTACTGGGACAGCTGCCGAAGACGATGTGGGTGATGGACTACCCGCAGTTTGAACGTCTTTACTATGCGCTGGTCGCCGGTTTCGATGTCTTCGGGAACCTGTCGCACCAGACCAATGTCCGCCGGTATATGGACTTTCTGCGTATCGAAGGCGAGGCCACTTTCCTGACTTTTCTGCCGCAAAAAGAGCGGGTCAAGACATTCCGCTCCTGGTACATCGGCGATGACGCTGCGGAAGATATCAAAGGGATCGCCCCGAACTATGTTTCGAATATCCGTTACAGCGGCCCCCATTATAAACAGGAATTTATCGAGCAGGTCGTCGATAAGCATCTTCTCAAAGAGACCGCGATCGCATTCGACCACAACTACCTGCATCTGGGTGAAAAAGTACCCGACGTACTGCCGGAACATTATGACAGTGAAGCCGATTACCTGCAGGCTTTACGCGTCGTTGCAAGACCGGGCACGGCGTTTATGAAGGTGATTAACGGCTACAATGCCAATTTGGCACTTGTACGTGTGGTGCGAAAAGAGGGGGCGGATCTTGTCTATTCGATCGTGATCAACCGCTGGCACGACAACGTGAACGCTCTTTTCGATGAAGATGACCGCCTTGACCCAAGCAAAGACACGGCAGATTTTATCAAGGGCAGTGTCGGCTCCTACCCCAACTTCTTCATGGTCGTCAAAGAAGAGGAGCTGCCGGATTTTTTCGATTTGCTGGAACATTATGAGGAGACCCCGGCCTACGAGGCCAGACTGCTGCGCTACGGTGTTGCCCGAAACGACCTGGACTTCTGGAAGCATTATGACTGGTTCCAGGAACATTTTTACAAGGCTGAGCCGATTCAGTCGGGAATGTATGACCTGAACCGTTATTACTTCAGAGCCTGGTGA
- the cmoB gene encoding tRNA 5-methoxyuridine(34)/uridine 5-oxyacetic acid(34) synthase CmoB, translating to MDLNALRVEREKWMTWKNIKPLREALDSLPDIDAALLLGDTVALQTDDAVDHEQIESVARMMMPWRKGPFDLFGLFIDTEWQSFMKYNLLRPHFNLTDKRVADIGCNNGYYLFRMQEDKPASLVGFDPSALYKTQFDFINRFAKTAIKYELLGVEHLPYYEEKFDTIFCLGVLYHRSDPVAMLKQLYKGLNSVGEVILDTFMIDGDEEMALCPKGSYSKIPNIYFVPTIPALKNWCLRAGFSDFEVLETSVTSAEEQRKTEWIEGQSLEDFLDPEDETKTVEGYSAPKRVYVRLTKKPKEK from the coding sequence ATGGATTTGAATGCCCTGCGCGTGGAACGTGAAAAATGGATGACATGGAAGAATATCAAGCCTTTGCGCGAAGCGCTCGACTCGCTGCCTGACATAGACGCCGCACTTTTACTCGGTGATACCGTTGCCCTGCAAACGGATGATGCTGTCGATCATGAACAGATCGAATCGGTTGCCCGCATGATGATGCCGTGGCGAAAAGGGCCGTTTGACCTTTTCGGTCTCTTTATCGATACCGAGTGGCAGAGCTTTATGAAGTACAATCTGTTACGTCCGCACTTCAATCTTACGGACAAACGTGTTGCCGACATCGGCTGCAACAACGGCTACTATCTTTTCCGTATGCAGGAGGACAAGCCCGCCTCCCTGGTCGGGTTCGATCCTTCGGCGCTCTACAAGACCCAGTTTGATTTTATCAACCGCTTTGCAAAGACCGCTATCAAATACGAGCTTTTGGGTGTCGAACATCTCCCCTATTATGAAGAGAAGTTTGACACGATCTTCTGTCTGGGCGTGCTCTACCACCGCAGCGATCCGGTTGCGATGTTGAAGCAGCTCTACAAAGGGCTCAACAGCGTGGGAGAAGTGATCCTTGATACCTTTATGATCGACGGCGATGAGGAGATGGCATTATGTCCAAAGGGGAGCTACTCAAAGATCCCGAACATCTATTTTGTCCCGACCATTCCGGCTCTAAAGAACTGGTGCCTGCGTGCGGGTTTCAGTGACTTTGAGGTGCTGGAGACCTCAGTCACCTCGGCTGAAGAGCAGCGCAAGACGGAGTGGATAGAGGGGCAGAGCCTCGAAGACTTTCTGGATCCCGAAGATGAGACGAAAACAGTGGAGGGGTACAGCGCACCGAAACGTGTTTATGTCCGTTTGACGAAAAAGCCAAAGGAGAAGTGA
- a CDS encoding MBL fold metallo-hydrolase — protein MQIKVQPMGMYQTNCYIVTVDGKDFIIDPGVNATAWVKANVTNPVAVLNTHAHFDHVWSNQEVKEYFNIPLYTPKDDIPMLTDNSWVPDLPPSYPDVAVEGEVTTIEIAGVPVTFRHFPGHCPGCSTIEIGDAMFSGDFIFDRSIGRTDFPYSSPRDMAESLKRFMQIDYDRVVYPGHGGTTSIKAEQKNAPYWLQSLE, from the coding sequence ATGCAGATCAAAGTTCAGCCGATGGGCATGTACCAAACCAACTGTTATATCGTTACCGTTGACGGTAAAGACTTCATCATCGATCCCGGTGTCAACGCAACGGCGTGGGTCAAAGCCAATGTCACCAACCCTGTCGCGGTGCTCAACACCCACGCACACTTTGATCATGTCTGGTCTAACCAGGAGGTCAAGGAGTATTTCAATATTCCGCTCTACACCCCGAAAGATGACATCCCGATGCTGACGGACAACTCCTGGGTGCCGGATCTGCCGCCCTCCTACCCCGATGTCGCGGTCGAAGGCGAGGTGACGACGATCGAGATCGCCGGCGTACCGGTCACCTTCAGGCATTTTCCGGGCCACTGTCCGGGCTGCTCGACGATAGAGATCGGCGATGCGATGTTCAGCGGCGACTTCATCTTCGACCGGAGTATCGGCCGCACCGACTTCCCCTACTCTTCGCCGAGAGATATGGCGGAGTCGCTCAAACGTTTTATGCAGATCGATTACGACAGAGTCGTTTACCCCGGGCACGGCGGTACAACCTCCATCAAAGCCGAACAGAAAAACGCCCCCTACTGGCTGCAGAGCCTGGAGTAA
- a CDS encoding cation diffusion facilitator family transporter yields the protein MRIEQKATIVSSSTAALLVTIKMVIGVMSGSVAILASAIDSFLDLMVSLFNYFALHQSEKKADKKFNFGRGKLEAIAAVMEGTIISISAIFILYNAVMKLLQPREIDYMELSLIVMVISIFITTFLVLFLVHIAKKTGNLVIRADALHYQTDLYTNGAILLALAVIHYTDFEIIDPLLGIAITVYMIYSAFPIIKEGILMLMDIALEDEEIEKINRYLDSVQDINGHHHLTTRRSGSDIFITVHVVFNVSVSLFDAHRISDKIEAELEELFEDERVHSIIHMDPYDDSDANEEYLEYT from the coding sequence ATGCGCATAGAACAGAAAGCAACCATCGTCTCCTCCAGTACTGCGGCACTTTTGGTCACCATCAAGATGGTCATCGGTGTAATGAGCGGTTCCGTCGCCATCCTGGCTTCGGCTATCGACTCTTTCTTGGATCTCATGGTCTCACTTTTCAACTATTTTGCCCTGCACCAGTCCGAGAAAAAAGCCGATAAAAAGTTCAACTTCGGGCGTGGTAAACTCGAGGCCATTGCCGCCGTTATGGAAGGCACGATCATCTCGATCTCAGCCATTTTCATCCTCTACAATGCCGTTATGAAACTGCTTCAGCCAAGAGAGATCGATTATATGGAGCTCTCTCTGATTGTGATGGTGATCTCTATTTTCATTACGACGTTTCTCGTGCTCTTTCTTGTTCATATTGCCAAAAAGACGGGAAACCTTGTCATTCGTGCCGATGCACTGCACTACCAGACGGACCTCTACACCAACGGCGCGATACTGCTTGCGCTCGCTGTCATTCACTACACCGATTTCGAGATCATCGATCCGCTTTTGGGCATCGCCATCACTGTTTACATGATCTATTCCGCCTTTCCTATCATCAAAGAGGGGATCTTGATGCTCATGGATATCGCCCTTGAAGATGAAGAGATCGAAAAGATCAACCGTTATTTGGACAGTGTCCAGGACATCAACGGCCATCATCACCTGACCACAAGACGTTCGGGCTCCGATATCTTTATCACCGTACACGTGGTCTTCAATGTCAGCGTCTCGCTCTTCGACGCGCACCGCATCAGCGACAAGATCGAAGCGGAACTGGAAGAGCTCTTCGAAGATGAGCGTGTACACTCCATCATCCACATGGACCCCTACGATGATTCAGACGCCAATGAGGAGTATCTGGAATACACCTGA
- a CDS encoding ferritin-like domain-containing protein — MNFYKSLETILTTDNPSEKFEAFHRFYARYRAGEVKVEERFEPVVFTTPSYASFCKIVPPQTVPKRRKVSSDEGKIILLHAIAHIEYSAIDLALDHAYRFQGLPKAYYDDWLEVAEDEIRHFEMLNTLLEELGAKYGDVAVHNSLFEASERTQTLVERMAVIPRYLEANGLDATPQVLERLERLPSDPMLERIKAALRTILAEEVDHVLKGDRWFHYACDKAGVPTDIFFEIIQAYYPGSFPKQQGVNVKARQEAGFSCAEMKKILDGYACPEP, encoded by the coding sequence ATGAATTTTTATAAATCGCTAGAGACTATTTTAACCACGGATAATCCTTCAGAAAAGTTTGAGGCATTTCACCGTTTTTATGCGCGATACAGGGCAGGTGAGGTCAAGGTTGAAGAGAGGTTTGAACCTGTCGTCTTTACGACGCCAAGCTATGCCTCTTTTTGCAAGATCGTCCCGCCCCAGACCGTACCCAAACGCCGCAAGGTGAGCAGCGACGAAGGCAAGATCATCCTGCTCCATGCTATCGCCCACATCGAGTACAGCGCTATCGATCTGGCCCTTGACCATGCCTACCGTTTTCAGGGACTGCCCAAAGCCTACTACGATGACTGGCTGGAGGTGGCGGAGGATGAGATCCGCCATTTTGAGATGCTCAACACGCTGCTGGAAGAGCTGGGCGCCAAATACGGTGATGTAGCGGTACACAACTCGCTTTTCGAGGCCAGTGAAAGAACGCAGACACTGGTGGAGAGAATGGCCGTTATCCCGCGCTATCTGGAAGCAAACGGTCTTGATGCCACACCGCAGGTCCTCGAACGGTTGGAACGCCTGCCGAGTGACCCTATGCTTGAACGGATCAAAGCCGCGCTCAGGACGATTTTGGCCGAAGAGGTCGACCATGTTCTCAAAGGCGATCGATGGTTTCACTACGCGTGCGACAAAGCGGGGGTGCCGACCGACATCTTTTTTGAGATCATCCAGGCGTATTATCCCGGTTCTTTTCCCAAACAGCAGGGTGTCAATGTCAAGGCCAGACAGGAGGCCGGTTTCAGCTGCGCGGAGATGAAGAAGATTCTGGACGGGTATGCCTGTCCAGAGCCGTAA